In the genome of Colwellia sp. PAMC 21821, the window CAGACTCCTACGGGAGGCAGCAGTGGGGAATATTGCACAATGGGCGAAAGCCTGATGCAGCCATGCCGCGTGTGTGAAGAAGGCCTTCGGGTTGTAAAGCACTTTCAGCGAGGAGGAAAGGTTAGTAGTTAATAACTGCTAGCTGTGACGTTACTCGCAGAAGAAGCACCGGCTAACTTCGTGCCAGCAGCCGCGGTAATACGAGGGGTGCAAGCGTTAATCGGAATTACTGGGCGTAAAGCGTGCGTAGGTGGTTTGTTAAGCAAGATGTGAAAGCCCTGGGCTCAACCTGGGAACTGCATTTTGAACTGGCAAGCTAGAGTTTTGTAGAGGGTAGTGGAATTTCCAGTGTAGCGGTGAAATGCGTAGAGATTGGAAGGAACATCAGTGGCGAAGGCGGCTACCTGGACAAAGACTGACACTGAGGCACGAAAGCGTGGGGAGCAAACAGGATTAGATACCCTGGTAGTCCACGCCGTAAACGATGTCAACTAGCCGTCTGTAGACTTGATCTGTGGGTGGCGTAGCTAACGCGCTAAGTTGACCGCCTGGGGAGTACGGCCGCAAGGTTAAAACTCAAATGAATTGACGGGGGCCCGCACAAGCGGTGGAGCATGTGGTTTAATTCGATGCAACGCGAAGAACCTTACCATCCCTTGACATCCAGAGAAGAGACTAGAGATAGACTTGTGCCTTCGGGAACTCTGTGACAGGTGCTGCATGGCTGTCGTCAGCTCGTGTTGTGAAATGTTGGGTTAAGTCCCGCAACGAGCGCAACCCCTATCCTTATTTGCCAGCGAGTTATGTCGGGAACTCTAAGGAGACTGCCGGTGATAAACCGGAGGAAGGTGGGGACGACGTCAAGTCATCATGGCCCTTACGGGATGGGCTACACACGTGCTACAATGGCAAGTACAGAGGGCAGCAATACCGCGAGGTGGAGCGAATCCCACAAAGCTTGTCGTAGTCCGGATTGGAGTCTGCAACTCGACTCCATGAAGTCGGAATCGCTAGTAATCGTAGATCAGAATGCTACGGTGAATACGTTCCCGGGCCTTGTACACACCGCCCGTCACACCATGGGAGTGGGTTGCAAAAGAAGTGGCTAGTTTAACCCTTCGGGGAGGACGGTCACCACTTTGTGATTCATGACTGGGGTGAAGTCGTAACAAGGTAACCCTAGGGGAACCTGGGGTTGGATCACCTCCTTATCTTGAAGTAAAACAGCTTAATGAGAATTCTCTTTCGAGAGTGTTCTACGAGTGTCTACACAAATTACATGATAACGAATTAGAAGAAGAAAACGTAAACCCTAGTATAATAAGGGGCTATAGCTCAGCTGGGAGAGCGCCTGCCTTGCACGCAGGAGGTCAGCAGTTCGATCCTGCTTAGCTCCACCACTTATTATACAAGTATCGATGTTTGATACGATGCAGGTCTGTAGCTCAGCTGGTTAGAGCGCACCCCTGATAAGGGTGAGGTCGGCAGTTCAAGTCTGCCCAGACCTACCAATTCTTCGTTACTCTGCGTTAGTTCGCAGCTCGTGTAGAAAACCTACACGTCGCTACCAACTGCATTGATTAACAAAGAATACATTTACTTCTTCAAAAGAATTGAATGACCAAACTTAAACTATCAAAGTTGATAAGTTAAGTTTGGTTTTTTAAACCAAGATTTATACCGAATGCGTGTATAAGTTTAGTTCTTTAACAATCTGGAAAGCTGATATAAATACCGGTATTTATATGATGAACACGGTGTCGCGCTGTTGTTCATAAATTATAAATACCAAGCTGTTATTAATAGGAATATCGCCTGTTAATAATGGTGATTACGGTTCCTCCTCGGAAACGTAATCAACCCGGTAGTAAATTTACTTTTACGAGTTAAATTTGTTACCACTCTTATTCAAGACACACTTTGTGTGCGTGAAAATGTCAGACTTTACAATTGCTGTGGATTAGTCTCCGCGGTGTACCAAATAGGAAACTACTTGGGGTTGTATGGTTAAGTGACTAAGCGTATGTGGTGGATGCCTTGGCAGTTAGAGGCGATGAAGGACGTGTTAATCTGCGAAAAGCTTTGGTGAGGTGATAAAAACCGTTATAGCCAAAGATATCCGAATGGGGAAACCCACCCAACGTAAGTTGGGTATCATTAAGTGAATACATAGCTTAATGAGGCGAACCGGGAGAACTGAAACATCTAAGTACCCCGAGGAAAAGAAATCAACCGAGATTTCCTTAGTAGCGGCGAGCGAACGGGAATTAGCCCTTAAGTGGTTTGTAAGTTAGTGGAATCTACTGGAAAGTAGAGCGATACAGGGTGATAGCCCCGTACACGAAAATAAACTTATCATGAAATCGAGTAGGTCGGCACACGTGAAACGTTGACTGAACATGGGGGACCATCCTCCAAGGCTAAATACTCCTAACTGACCGATAGTGAACCAGTACCGTGAGGGAAAGGCGAAAAGAACCCCTGTGAGGGGAGTGAAATAGAACCTGAAACCGCATACGTACAAGCAGTGAGAGCTAGATTTAGTCTAGTGATTGCGTACCTTTTGTATAATGGGTCAGCGACTTATATTCTGTAGCAAGGTTAACCGAATAGGGGAGCCGTAGCGAAAGCGAGTGTTAACTGCGCGTTTAGTTGCAGGGTATAGACCCGAAACCCGGCGATCTACCCATGGGCAGGTTGAAGGTTGAGTAACATCAACTGGAGGACCGAACACACGTATGTTGAAAAATGCGGTGATGACTTGTGGGTCGGAGTGAAAGGCTAATCAAGCCGGGAGATAGCTGGTTCTCCCCGAAATCTATTTAGGTAGAGCCTCGCACGAACACCATTGGGGGTAGAGCACTGTTAAGGCTAGGGGGTCATCCCGACTTACCAACCCTTTGCAAACTCCGAATACCAATGAGTGATATGCGGGAGACACACTACGGGTGCTAACGTCCGTTGTGAAGAGGGAAACAACCCAGACCGCCAGCTAAGGTCCCAAAGTACTAGTTAAGTGGGAAACGATGTGGAAAGGCATAGACAGCTAGGAGGTTGGCTTAGAAGCAGCCATCCTTTAAAGAAAGCGTAATAGCTCACTAGTCGAGTCGGTCTGCGCGGAAGATGTAACGGGGCTAAACTAGTCACCGAAGCTGCGGATTTGAACTTAGGTTCAAGTGGTAGGGGAGCGTTCTGTAAGCCGTTGAAGGTGAGTTGTAAAGCTTGCTGGAGGTATCAGAAGTGCGAATGCTGACATGAGTAACGATAAGGGGAGTGAAAAACTCCCCCGCCGAAAGACCAAGGTTTCCTGTCCCATGTTAATCAGGGCAGGGTAAGTCGGCCCCTAAGGCGAGGCGGAAACGCGTAGTCGATGGGAAACAGATTAATATTTCTGTACTTCTATATATTGCGAAGGAGGGACGGAGTAGGCTAGGTGAGCACGGCGTTGGTAGTCCGTGTGAAAGTACGTAGGCGGTTATCTTAGGTAAATCCGGGATTTCATTTAAACGCTGAGATACGAGACGAGACTCTACGGAGTTGAAGTCATTGATGCCATGCTTCCAGGAAAAGCTTCTAAGCTTCAGATATATAGGAACCGTACCCCAAACCGACACAGGTGGTTAGGTAGAGAATACTAAGGCGCTTGAGAGAACTCGGGTGAAGGAACTAGGCAAAATAGTACCGTAACTTCGGGAGAAGGTACGCTCTCTAATGTGAAGCCCTTGCGGCGTAAGCATCGGAGAGTCGAAGTAACCAGGTGGCTGGAACTGTTTATTAAAAACACAGCACTGTGCAAAATCGAAAGATGACGTATACGGTGTGACGCCTGCCCGGTGCCGGAAGGTTAATTGATTGGGTTATCTTCGGAGAAGCTCATGATCGAAGCCCCGGTAAACGGCGGCCGTAACTATAACGGTCCTAAGGTAGCGAAATTCCTTGTCGGGTAAGTTCCGACCTGCACGAATGGCGTAATCATGGCCACACTGTCTCCACCCGAGACTCAGTGAAATTGAAATTGCGGTTAAGATGCCGTATACCCGCGGCTAGACGGAAAGACCCCGTGAACCTTTACTATAGCTTGACAGTGAACATTGCTCCTACATGTGTAGGATAGGTGGGAGGCGTTGAAACTTTGTCGCTAGATGAAGTGGAGCCAACCTTGAAATACCACCCTTGTATGCGTGATGTTCTAACCTAGGGCCCTTATCGGGCTTGGGGACACTGTCTGGTGGGTAGTTTGACTGGGGCGGTCTCCTCCTAAAGAGTAACGGAGGAGCACGAAGGTTGGCTAAGTACGGTCGGACATCGTACGGTTAGTGCAATGGCATAAGCCAGCTTAACTGCGAGACAGACACGTCGAGCAGGTACGAAAGTAGGTCATAGTGATCCGGTGGTTCTGTATGGAAGGGCCATCGCTCAACGGATAAAAGGTACTCCGGGGATAACAGGCTGATACCGCCCAAGAGTTCATATCGACGGCGGTGTTTGGCACCTCGATGTCGGCTCATCACATCCTGGGGCTGAAGTCGGTCCCAAGGGTATGGCTGTTCGCCATTTAAAGTGGTACGCGAGCTGGGTTTAGAACGTCGTGAGACAGTTCGGTCCCTATCTGCCGTGGGCGTTTGAGAATTGAAGAGGGCTGCTCCTAGTACGAGAGGACCGGAGTGGACGAACCGCTGGTGTTCGGGTTGTTATGCCAATAGCATTGCCCGGTAGCTACGTTCGGAACTGATAACCGCTGAAAGCATCTAAGCGGGAAGCAGGCTTTGAGATGAGTTCTCACTGGAGCTTTAAGCTCCCTAAAGGGTCGTTGGAGACTACAACGTTGATAGGTTGGGTGTGGAAGTGCTGCGAGGCATTGAGCTAACCAATACTAATTACCCGTGAGGCTTAACCATACAACACCCAAGTGGTTTTAAGTTGTATGAAGTTTGACAACATTCGAAAGAATGACACGTACATAAAGAATTGAATAAGAATTCGAAAACAAAACGTATTTATCATCACTGAGACAATGTCTCAGTGATACAGCTTTCAAGATTGTACCCTTTTTGTCTAGCGACAATAGCGACATGGCCCCACCTGATCCCATTCCGAACTCAGAAGTGAAACGTGTTAGCGCCGATGGTAGTGTGGGAGTTCCCATGTGAGAGTAGGACATTGCTAGGCTTCTATTTAGAGAAACCCGTAGCTGATGCTACGGGTTTTTTGTCTAAAACCTTATGACTTAGCTAATTTTTAAGTTAATTAATTCATAAAGTTTTTTGTCTGATGACAATAGCGACATGGTCCCACCTGATCCCATTCCGAACTCAGAAGTGAAACGTGTTAGCGCCGATGGTAGTGTGGGAGTTCCCATGTGAGAGTAGGACATTATCAGGCTCCTATTTAAGAAGCCCGACTCGAAAGAGTCGGGCTTTTTGCTGTCTGCCTTTAAAACGTTTGCAGTATCGCTAAATTTCTATTAATTTGATTAATTAAAGGGACTTTATTGCTACGTTGCTACGTATAACGTGGCTTCCTCATTAGTAAAATTGGTCTTATACCAAATGTAATAAGTTATTGACCAATTTTAAGCGAGGATAAATTGTTCAAGAATAAGGCGTTTGATTGAGTAATAGCGGGCTATTGAGATTGAAAACAACGCAGTTATTGACGATTTAAACCGCCTTAAAATGATCGATTATTTATTTCAATTGGTATTACGCTAACTTAAAGGTAATTGTGTTATGTCATGGCAACCCAGTATGAATTGGCAAGATGCTAAAAAAAGGGCACAGGTATTAGCCCAAATTCGGTCATTCTTCTTAGTGCGTAATGTCATAGAAGTAGAAACACCTTTGCTTTCCCATGCAACAGTTACTGACGCGCATTTAGATGCTTTTGTTACTCAATATAACTATTCACCAGAAAGCCATTGTGATCAGTCTACGGCTCTATATGCTCAAACATCACCAGAGTTTGCTATGAAGCGTCTTTTAGCAAGTGGTTATGGCTGTTGTTATCAAATTTGTAAAGCGTTCCGTCATGAACAACATGGTCGTTTTCATAATCCTGAATTTACTATGCTGGAATGGTACAGGATTGATTATGACCATTTTCAGTTAATGGATGAAGTGGAGGCTTTGTTAAAGGTTATTCTCGATTGCCAACAAGTTGAACGTATCAGCTATCAAGATCTGTTTATGACACAAGTCCATATTGATCCTTTAAATACGGATAAACAGAAATTAATTGAAGTTATCTCAAAGCATAACAAGTTGAGCGATTGGTTAGAAAGAGAAGATTGTATTGATACATTACTGCAATTTATCATGGCTGAGTTAATAGAGCCTAATATTGGCAGTGATGTACCCTGTTTTGTTTATAACTTCCCAGCAAGCCAAGCGTCATTGGCAAAGGTTTGTAAAATTGATCCACGTGTAGCAGAACGGTTTGAATGTTATTTTAAAGGTATTGAGCTCGCGAATGGTTTTCATGAGTTAACAGATGCTGAACAACAAAAATTACGTTTTGGGAAAGATAACGACTTTAGAGCGAGCTTAGGCAAAGCTCAGCATGCAATAGACGAAAATTTTATCTCAGCACTAGAGCACGGCTTACCATCTTGTGCTGGTGTAGCACTCGGTATTGATCGATTGGTCATGCTTGCTATATCGGCAAGTAAAATAGATCAGGTTATTACCTTTGCAATTACGGATGCATAACTTATGTACGTGTTGCCAGATTACTTTGATAATTTTACTACAGTGGGCAGTTAGTTAAATTAGTATTAACTAACTATTCTGTTACAGGCTCCAATCTATTTATCAATTAAAGTACTTTATATTTAGCTTTTTCCCTGCGTATAAAGTAGATCAGTAAAATCATAATGTTGGTGTTGATCAATCTGGCATATTTAATTCTTTTAATTTTCTGGTTAACGTATTTCTTCCCCAGCCTAAACGTTTAGCCGCTTCTTGTTTATGTCCTTGCGTGTGCTGTAAAGCACTCTCCAATAATACTTTTTCAAATTCAGGCAATGCTTGCTCAATAATGTTACTTTTTCCTGTAGATAATTCAGTGTCGACCCATTTTTTCAGGCTATCTTGCCAACTACCATTTGAATCTTTCACAGTAACGGGCTTAACAGTAAGCTCGCTAGGTAGGTCTGACATCAAGATTTCTTTACCACTAGCCATAACGGTAAGGAATCGACAAATATTTTCTAATTGTCTAACATTTCCGGGCCATTCGCAGTGTTCTAAATATGACAAAGTACTTTTATGTAAGGTTTTAATTTCTACTGTTAGTTCATTTGCTGCTTGTTTCAAGAAATGCTGTGCTAACTGACTAATATCTTCTTTTCTTTCTCGCAGGCTTGGTATTTGGATCCTGATAACATTGAGTCGATGAAATAAGTCATCACGAAAGTCACCACTCGTGACTCGTTCTTCTAAGTTTTGATGGGTAGCAGCGATTATGCGTACATCTACTTGAATCGGAGAATGGCCACCCACACGATAAAATTGTCCGTCAGCTAAGACTCTAAGTAGCCTTGTTTGAATATCCAGTGGCATATCACCTATTTCATCTAAGAATAGTGTGCCTTGATGTGCTTGTTCAAAACGACCATGTCGCACAGCATTAGCGCCAGTGAATGCGCCTTTTTCATGTCCAAATAACTCAGATTCGATTAAATCCTTTGGAATCGCAGCCATATTCAGCGGTATAAAAGGTGCGGCTGAACGCGGGCTGTGCATATGCAATGCATGTGCAACTAACTCTTTACCTGTCCCTGACTCACCATTGATTAATACACTAATACTTGAACGTGATAGCCTGCCGATAGTCCGAAAAACTTCCTGCATTGATGGTGCAGCGCCGATAATACCAACAGCGTCTACTGAGGGTACTTTCTGCTGTGTCTTAGATTTTAATTCACGCGCATGTGTTAAAGCTCTATTAGCTAGGGTGACAGCGTCTTCAATATCAAAAGGTTTTGGTAAATATTCAAATGCACCACCTTGATAAGCATTCACGGCACTATCAAGATCCGAATGAGCGGTCATGATAATAACCGGAATATCAGCAAACTGATCATTGATTTTTCCTAATAGTGTCATGCCATCAATATTTGGCATGCGAATATCAGAAATAATTACCTCAGGTTGAGTGTGTTCTAATGCGATTAAAAGATCTTCTGGATTATGAAATGTGCCCACGCTTATATTGGCATTTGACAGGGCTTTTTCTAGCACCCACCTGATTGAGCTATCATCATCGACGATCCATACTTGTTCGGTGACCATTATTTTATCTCGCTTTCAAAGGGTATTAAAATAGTAAACTCTGTATGCCCAGGTCGACTTATACAGGATAATTTTCCGTGATGTTGATGGATAATCGTTTGGCATATTGAAAGCCCTAAACCAGTGCCAGATGCGCGACCTGATACCATAGGATAGAATAGGGTGCTTTGAATATGTTCAGGAATGCCGGGTCCATTGTCAATTATGCTGATTTCAGCACAAAGCTTTATACGTTTACCATTGATGGTTTTATTGCTTGCTGCTCTTGTTCTTAGCGTAATTTTACTTGCACCATCTAATGCTTGAATGGCGTTATGTACAATATTAATAACGGTTTGCTGAATCTTATCTTGGTCGAAAGTTAATTCGGGTATTGAAGGGTCATAGTCCCGCGCTAATATAATATTTTTAGGGTTATCAAACTTTGTCAGTTGGAAAACTTTTTCAATAACGATATGAATATTTTGTAATTTCATAACGGGTAATTGGTTAGGACCCAACAGTCGGTCAACTAAATTTGTTAACCTATCAGCCTGTTCTATGATCATCGCGGTGTATTCTTTTTGCTCGACGTTTAACTCTAAATCTAATAATTGCGCTGCACCACGAAGACCACCGAGCGGATTTTTAATTTCATGCGCAAGACCGCGGATAAGATCACGAGCAGACTCCCATTGTTGCTGTTGAAATGCTTCAGCACTGATATGTTTTTGATGATCAATTTGTTTGAATTCTAATAAAATATGGGGATGTTGATCAAAGGTAACGGAAGAGGCGGTGATTTCAACGGTGATTTGTCGCTGATCAAAAAATTCAATTGTAACATCACTATCGCTAAACTCTTGACCTGTGGTGAGTAACTGCTGCAAGCGAGCGTTGTTGATTGGGGTGTTGTAAAATACTTGTTCGATGGGCAGTCGGTATAGTTTACTCAAACTTTTCACCAGTAAGGCTTCTGCAGCGGGGTTTACATAGCAAATGTTAAGTTCATGATCTAATACCACAACGGCCGTTACCATTTGGTTAGGTAAAGATTGTTGGTAGTGTTTTTTTATTTTTTTTAAATTTACAACGTTACTAGACATTACCTTTCCTTGCACTAAAATGGTGCGTTAAGTAACGAGTGTAAATAAAGATGGTGCAATATGCACTGAATTATGGGCTATTTTGCCTTGTTAACCGATATTCTGTGCATATAAAACGTTACTGGGAGAGATGTTGCAATAACCTTGCCTTTATCGTCAATTAAAGACATTTTTATTTGGTGCTCACCACGATCAATATTTCTAAGTACAAAC includes:
- the epmA gene encoding elongation factor P--(R)-beta-lysine ligase, translated to MSWQPSMNWQDAKKRAQVLAQIRSFFLVRNVIEVETPLLSHATVTDAHLDAFVTQYNYSPESHCDQSTALYAQTSPEFAMKRLLASGYGCCYQICKAFRHEQHGRFHNPEFTMLEWYRIDYDHFQLMDEVEALLKVILDCQQVERISYQDLFMTQVHIDPLNTDKQKLIEVISKHNKLSDWLEREDCIDTLLQFIMAELIEPNIGSDVPCFVYNFPASQASLAKVCKIDPRVAERFECYFKGIELANGFHELTDAEQQKLRFGKDNDFRASLGKAQHAIDENFISALEHGLPSCAGVALGIDRLVMLAISASKIDQVITFAITDA
- the glnG gene encoding nitrogen regulation protein NR(I), with translation MVTEQVWIVDDDSSIRWVLEKALSNANISVGTFHNPEDLLIALEHTQPEVIISDIRMPNIDGMTLLGKINDQFADIPVIIMTAHSDLDSAVNAYQGGAFEYLPKPFDIEDAVTLANRALTHARELKSKTQQKVPSVDAVGIIGAAPSMQEVFRTIGRLSRSSISVLINGESGTGKELVAHALHMHSPRSAAPFIPLNMAAIPKDLIESELFGHEKGAFTGANAVRHGRFEQAHQGTLFLDEIGDMPLDIQTRLLRVLADGQFYRVGGHSPIQVDVRIIAATHQNLEERVTSGDFRDDLFHRLNVIRIQIPSLRERKEDISQLAQHFLKQAANELTVEIKTLHKSTLSYLEHCEWPGNVRQLENICRFLTVMASGKEILMSDLPSELTVKPVTVKDSNGSWQDSLKKWVDTELSTGKSNIIEQALPEFEKVLLESALQHTQGHKQEAAKRLGWGRNTLTRKLKELNMPD
- the glnL gene encoding nitrogen regulation protein NR(II), with amino-acid sequence MSSNVVNLKKIKKHYQQSLPNQMVTAVVVLDHELNICYVNPAAEALLVKSLSKLYRLPIEQVFYNTPINNARLQQLLTTGQEFSDSDVTIEFFDQRQITVEITASSVTFDQHPHILLEFKQIDHQKHISAEAFQQQQWESARDLIRGLAHEIKNPLGGLRGAAQLLDLELNVEQKEYTAMIIEQADRLTNLVDRLLGPNQLPVMKLQNIHIVIEKVFQLTKFDNPKNIILARDYDPSIPELTFDQDKIQQTVINIVHNAIQALDGASKITLRTRAASNKTINGKRIKLCAEISIIDNGPGIPEHIQSTLFYPMVSGRASGTGLGLSICQTIIHQHHGKLSCISRPGHTEFTILIPFESEIK